The Erythrolamprus reginae isolate rEryReg1 unplaced genomic scaffold, rEryReg1.hap1 H_1, whole genome shotgun sequence genome includes a region encoding these proteins:
- the LOC139155282 gene encoding vomeronasal type-2 receptor 26-like, which yields MEHKSHCSLIPKNYQHILALEFAVKEINKNPQILPNLTLGFHIYDSYDNAKSTYHATMLLLSSMEKLIPNYICNIQNSAIAVVGGLDAHISLYVATMLDIYKIPQSFKFWNIAVIAHPSPSVWEEFDLVTPDEVDKAMRALIYGSTPPMNDKTPGLSFFKLVPPEALQHAGMVSLLLHFNWTWVGLLAVDSEYGEEIIQNMPSLFSKKGICCSFIEKLPKYSDEKELDGMIHQGEKVYELIMDNKTNVIIVFGESTTMGTLTWFTYVPAITNVIKEPKGIVWILNAQIEFASSAFQQVWNIEIINGALSFTMQSFDLPEFKSFIRGKNPFNSKEDGFINLFWQDVFSCVLPDADPSNVPEKICNGEENLETLAGAFFEMKMTGHSYSIYNAIHSLAHALHAMSSSKHKRRDLTDRIGGKIHKKDFWQLHYFLRTVSFNNSAGKLVSFDQNGVVRGGFDVNNWIVFSNKSFIRMKIGNIDHLNLPDEMLTINNENVTWHKWFSQVQPISACSESCFPGFSKKVKEGEPFCCYDCISCPEGRVSTEIDRSECSKCKEKTYPNKKRDFCIPKIISFLSYEEPLGISLASFALSFSLTTVLVLSVFMRNHNTPIVKANNRDLTYILLISLLLCFLSVLLFIGQPGKVTCLLRQTTFGMVFSIAVSSILAKTITVVLAFMATKPGSSMRKWVGKKLTNSIVVSCSVIQASICILWLAMAPPFPDVDVVSVTEEIVLQCNEGSVTMFYCVLGYMGFLALISFSTAFLARKLPDSFNEAKFITFSMLVFCSVWLSFIPAYLSSKGKYIVAVEIFSILASGAGLLGCIFSPKCYIIVFRAELNNREQLIRRKD from the exons ATGGAGCACAAATCTCATTGTAGCTTAATTCCTAAGAATTACCAGCACATCCTGGCTTTGGAATTTGCTGTGAAGGAGATCAATAAAAACCCACAGATCTTACCCAACCTCACCTTGGGCTTCCACATTTATGACAGCTATGATAATGCTAAGAGCACCTATCATGCCACCATGCTACTTCTATCATCCATGGAGAAGTTGATTCCCAACTACATATGTAACATCCAGAACAGTGCAATAGCTGTTGTTGGAGGACTGGATGCCCATATCTCCCTTTATGTGGCCACTATGTTGGATATCTATAAAATTCCACAG TCTTTTAAATTTTGGAACATTGCTGTCATTGCCCATCCTAGTCCATCtgtatgggaggagtttgatctagtaacacctgatgaagtggacaaggccatgagagct CTCATTTATGGCTCCACGCCACCGATGAATGATAAAACTCCAGGCCTTTCTTTTTTCAAGTTAGTTCCACCAGAAGCTCTTCAGCATGCCGGGATGGTCTCTCTGCTCCTGCATTTTAATTGGACCTGGGTTGGGCTCCTTGCAGTGGATAGCGAATATGGAGAAGAAATTATTCAAAATATGCCTTCACTTTTTTCCAAAAAAGGAATATGTTGTTCTTTTATTGAAAAACTCCCAAAATATAGTGATGAAAAAGAATTGGATGGTATGATTCACCAGGGAGAAAAAGTATATGAACTTATAATGGACAATAAAACAAATGTGATCATTGTCTTTGGAGAATCTACCACCATGGGGACTTTGACATGGTTCACATATGTACCAGCTATCACAAATGTGATAAAGGAACCTAAAGGAATTGTATGGATACTGAATGCCCAGATTGAATTTGCTTCATCAGCATTTCAACAAGTTTGGAATATAGAAATAATCAATGGTGCTCTTTCTTTCACAATGCAATCTTTTGATCTACCAGAGTTTAAATCATTTATTAGGGGGAAAAATCCCTTCAACTCCAAGGAAGATGGATTTATCAATCTGTTCTGGCAagatgttttttcctgtgttttgccTGATGCAGATCCGAGTAATGTACCTGAGAAAATTTGTAATGGAGAAGAGAATCTAGAGACTCTTGCTGGAGCTTTTTTTGAAATGAAAATGACTGGTCACAGCTACAGCATCTATAATGCTATTCATTCTTTAGCTCATGCTTTACATGCCATGTCCTCCTCGAAACATAAAAGAAGAGATCTGACTGACAGAATAGGAGGGAAGATCCATAAAAAAGACTTCTGGCAG CTCCATTACTTTCTGAGAACTGTATCTTTTAACAACAGCGCTGGAAAACTTGTTTCATTTGATCAGAATGGGGTAGTAAGAGGTGGATTTGATGTTAACAACTGGATTGTTTTCTCAAACAAATCATTTATTCGAATGAAAATTGGAAATATAGATCATTTAAATCTTCCAGATGAAATGTTAACCATCAATAATGAAAATGTCACATGGCACAAATGGTTTAGTCAG gtgCAGCCTATTTCTGCATGCAGTGAAAGTTGTTTTCCTGGTTTTAGCAAAAAGGTGAAGGAAGGGGAGCCATTTTGCTGCTATGACTGCATCTCTTGTCCAGAAGGGAGAGTTTCAACTGAGATTG acAGATCTGAATGTTCCAAATGCAAAGAGAAAACCTATCCCAACAAGAAAAGGGACTTCTGTATACCCAAAATAATTAGCTTCTTGTCTTATGAAGAACCTTTAGGGATCAGTTTAGCTTCTTTTGCACTTTCCTTTTCTTTGACCACAGTTCTTGTGCTAAGTGTATTTATGAGGAATCACAACACTCCCATAGTCAAAGCTAACAACCGGGACTTGACCTACATTCTCCTCATCTCCCTCTTGCTCTGCTTCCTTTCAGTGTTACTATTCATTGGCCAGCCTGGAAAAGTGACCTGTCTTCTAAGGCAAACAACTTTTGGAATGGTTTTCTCAATTGCTGTTTCTTCTATTTTagccaaaaccatcacagtggttcttgctttcatggccaccaagccaggatCCAGCATGAGAAAGTGGGTGGGGAAAAAGTTAACTAATTCCATTGTTGTTTCCTGCTCTGTTATCCAAGCAAGCATCTGTATTTTGTGGTTGGCAATGGCTCCCCCATTCCCAGATGTTGATGTGGTTTCAGTGACTGAAGAAATTGTACTGCAATGTAATGAAGGTTCCGTAACCATGTTTTATTGTGTCCTTGGCTATATGGGTTTCCTTGCTCttatcagcttcagcacagctttCCTTGCCAGGAAGTTACCTGAtagtttcaatgaagccaagttcatcactttcagcatgttggtcttttgcagtgtttggttgTCCTTTATCCCTGCATATTTGAGTTCCAAGGGAAAATACATAGTGGCTGTGGAAATCTTCTCAATTTTAGCCTCTGGTGCTGGGCTTCTGGGCTGCATCTTTTCCCCCAAATgttatatcattgtgttcaggGCTGAACTGAATAACAGGGAACAACTAATAAGAAGAAAAGATTGA